Proteins encoded by one window of Lates calcarifer isolate ASB-BC8 linkage group LG7_1, TLL_Latcal_v3, whole genome shotgun sequence:
- the gpatch2 gene encoding G patch domain-containing protein 2 isoform X2, with protein sequence MFRAANLKTIGKAGTGWHFRRTMDELVHDLVSALEESSEQAARGGFGDGGDHALAVGCLLKRQARKRRGRKRRSDNPHPPWETGHLSEGSESSVEEHKDYRASTGGVSAANSHARDNSDSDEQLGPKRRTPLTADMGRSKRPLWPDDLGVLGSAEGTRSLRRRRKVKRMAVDPPVEPEPPSSTMLGPPPVPKARVGGRPHRLGSNEDRGAMDLCGGGLVGPGGGKNRVKKRKLATHRLGVEAADEGVVVESEDPISSPMEGSKDKMELEEQKGSDEDMSDRCETSSVSNSSDGGLYTNDEGRQGDDEQSDWFYEGEPGSGSGPGGACGIAGVVPWWERETGSEELDLADPVFNSILTGSFPLMSPGAQRGFQARLNRLHGNQQASEAGLQGSSSQGFNDRLGRQTQDSHEPWFSSGSRREHGQLHWDPRTDRGHRRSCSVKTASRQTSGHLGSLCTGDVKRRRKAAPLGSTAPSGVVGENAPPIPDTNMGNRMLQSMGWSPGMGLGPEGRGITEPIRATQRPKGTGLGFN encoded by the exons ATGTTCCGTGCAGCTAATCTAAAAACCATCGGTAAAGCGGGAACCGGCTG GCACTTTCGCCGGACGATGGACGAGCTGGTCCATGACCTGGTGTCAGCACTGGAGGAGAGCTCAGAGCAAGCTGCGCGTGGTGGTTTCGGTGATGGAGGAGACCATGCACTGGCAGTGGGCTGTCTGCTGAAGAGGCAGGCTCGGAAGCGGAGGGGTAGGAAACGGCGTTCGGACAACCCGCACCCGCCATGGGAGACAGGCCACCTCAGCGAGGGTTCAGAGTCCAGTGTGGAAGAACATAAG GACTACCGCGCCAGCACAGGaggtgtttctgctgccaacagCCATGCCCGTGACAACAGTGACTCAGATGAACAGCTTGGCCCCAAACGGCGCACCCCCCTCACCGCTGACATGGGGCGAAGCAAGCGGCCGCTCTGGCCTGACGACCTGGGCGTCCTGGGGTCGGCAGAGGGAACCCGCAGCCTCAGACGGCGACGTAAGGTCAAACGTATGGCTGTGGACCCACCTGTAGAACCAGagcccccctcctccaccatgCTTGGGCCTCCGCCTGTCCCCAAAGCCCGCGTCGGTGGGAGGCCGCACAGACTGGGTTCGAATGAGGACAGGGGCGCCATGGACCTGTGCGGAGGTGGCCTAGTCGGGCCGGGGGGAGGGAAGAACAgggtgaagaagaggaaactGGCCACACACAGGCTGGGAGTGGAGGCTGCAGACgaaggggtggtggtggagagtgaGGACCCCATCTCTTCACCAATGGAGGGGTCCAAGGACAAGATGGAGTTGGAGGAGCAGAAGGGCTCGGATGAGGACATGAGTGACAGGTG TGAAACCAGCAGTGTCAGTAACAGCAGTGACGGTGGCCTCTACACCAATGATGAAGGAAGACAAG GTGACGACGAGCAGAGCGACTGGTTCTATGAGGGCGAGCCAGGCTCTGGGTCAGGGCCCGGGGGTGCGTGTGGGATAGCAGGAGTGGTTCCCTggtgggagagggagacagggtCAGAGGAGCTGGACCTAGCTGACCCGGTCTTCAACAGCATCCTCACGGGATCCTTCCCACTCATGAGCcctggagcacagagag GTTTTCAGGCCAGACTGAATCGTCTCCATGGAAACCAGCAGGCATCTGAGGCGGGGTTGCAGGGCAGCTCCAGCCAGGGCTTCAACGACAGATTGGGTAGACAAACCCAGGACTCGCATGA GCCGTGGTTTAGCTCGGGCTCCAGGAGAGAACACGGACAG TTACACTGGGACCCGCGGACAGACAGAGGACATCGGAGGAGCTGCTCTGTAAAAACAGCCAGCAG ACAGACCAGCGGGCACCTGGGCTCTCTCTGTACAGGGGATGTCAAGCGGAGGCGAAAAGCAGCTCCCCTCGGCTCCACCGCCCCCTCAG GAGTGGTTGGGGAGAACGCTCCTCCCATCCCAGACACGAACATGGGGAACCGCATGTTGCAGAGCATGGGCTGGAGCCCGGGGATGGGCCTGGGTCCAGAGGGAAGGGGCATCACCGAGCCCATCCGGGCCACACAGAGACCCAAAGGCACAGGTCTAGGTTTCAACTGA
- the gpatch2 gene encoding G patch domain-containing protein 2 isoform X1, protein MPQWQQNNSHFLHCCRRLTGCVKVGVLKMHFRRTMDELVHDLVSALEESSEQAARGGFGDGGDHALAVGCLLKRQARKRRGRKRRSDNPHPPWETGHLSEGSESSVEEHKDYRASTGGVSAANSHARDNSDSDEQLGPKRRTPLTADMGRSKRPLWPDDLGVLGSAEGTRSLRRRRKVKRMAVDPPVEPEPPSSTMLGPPPVPKARVGGRPHRLGSNEDRGAMDLCGGGLVGPGGGKNRVKKRKLATHRLGVEAADEGVVVESEDPISSPMEGSKDKMELEEQKGSDEDMSDSETSSVSNSSDGGLYTNDEGRQGDDEQSDWFYEGEPGSGSGPGGACGIAGVVPWWERETGSEELDLADPVFNSILTGSFPLMSPGAQRGFQARLNRLHGNQQASEAGLQGSSSQGFNDRLGRQTQDSHEPWFSSGSRREHGQLHWDPRTDRGHRRSCSVKTASRQTSGHLGSLCTGDVKRRRKAAPLGSTAPSGVVGENAPPIPDTNMGNRMLQSMGWSPGMGLGPEGRGITEPIRATQRPKGTGLGFN, encoded by the exons ATGCCACAGTGGCAACAAAATAACAGCCACTTCTTACATTGTTGTAGACGTTTAACTGGTTGCGTCAAAGTTGGTGTCCTTAAAAT GCACTTTCGCCGGACGATGGACGAGCTGGTCCATGACCTGGTGTCAGCACTGGAGGAGAGCTCAGAGCAAGCTGCGCGTGGTGGTTTCGGTGATGGAGGAGACCATGCACTGGCAGTGGGCTGTCTGCTGAAGAGGCAGGCTCGGAAGCGGAGGGGTAGGAAACGGCGTTCGGACAACCCGCACCCGCCATGGGAGACAGGCCACCTCAGCGAGGGTTCAGAGTCCAGTGTGGAAGAACATAAG GACTACCGCGCCAGCACAGGaggtgtttctgctgccaacagCCATGCCCGTGACAACAGTGACTCAGATGAACAGCTTGGCCCCAAACGGCGCACCCCCCTCACCGCTGACATGGGGCGAAGCAAGCGGCCGCTCTGGCCTGACGACCTGGGCGTCCTGGGGTCGGCAGAGGGAACCCGCAGCCTCAGACGGCGACGTAAGGTCAAACGTATGGCTGTGGACCCACCTGTAGAACCAGagcccccctcctccaccatgCTTGGGCCTCCGCCTGTCCCCAAAGCCCGCGTCGGTGGGAGGCCGCACAGACTGGGTTCGAATGAGGACAGGGGCGCCATGGACCTGTGCGGAGGTGGCCTAGTCGGGCCGGGGGGAGGGAAGAACAgggtgaagaagaggaaactGGCCACACACAGGCTGGGAGTGGAGGCTGCAGACgaaggggtggtggtggagagtgaGGACCCCATCTCTTCACCAATGGAGGGGTCCAAGGACAAGATGGAGTTGGAGGAGCAGAAGGGCTCGGATGAGGACATGAGTGACAG TGAAACCAGCAGTGTCAGTAACAGCAGTGACGGTGGCCTCTACACCAATGATGAAGGAAGACAAG GTGACGACGAGCAGAGCGACTGGTTCTATGAGGGCGAGCCAGGCTCTGGGTCAGGGCCCGGGGGTGCGTGTGGGATAGCAGGAGTGGTTCCCTggtgggagagggagacagggtCAGAGGAGCTGGACCTAGCTGACCCGGTCTTCAACAGCATCCTCACGGGATCCTTCCCACTCATGAGCcctggagcacagagag GTTTTCAGGCCAGACTGAATCGTCTCCATGGAAACCAGCAGGCATCTGAGGCGGGGTTGCAGGGCAGCTCCAGCCAGGGCTTCAACGACAGATTGGGTAGACAAACCCAGGACTCGCATGA GCCGTGGTTTAGCTCGGGCTCCAGGAGAGAACACGGACAG TTACACTGGGACCCGCGGACAGACAGAGGACATCGGAGGAGCTGCTCTGTAAAAACAGCCAGCAG ACAGACCAGCGGGCACCTGGGCTCTCTCTGTACAGGGGATGTCAAGCGGAGGCGAAAAGCAGCTCCCCTCGGCTCCACCGCCCCCTCAG GAGTGGTTGGGGAGAACGCTCCTCCCATCCCAGACACGAACATGGGGAACCGCATGTTGCAGAGCATGGGCTGGAGCCCGGGGATGGGCCTGGGTCCAGAGGGAAGGGGCATCACCGAGCCCATCCGGGCCACACAGAGACCCAAAGGCACAGGTCTAGGTTTCAACTGA